One Coffea arabica cultivar ET-39 chromosome 5e, Coffea Arabica ET-39 HiFi, whole genome shotgun sequence DNA segment encodes these proteins:
- the LOC113687702 gene encoding protein STRICTOSIDINE SYNTHASE-LIKE 4-like, translating into MAESTRIPSPSSSGGTSGERTKKSWWPFAFLASVLPVVVGVLVYQLDSFDPAPYPAHELTQKKPLIVPKSNPRMLKGAGIIGVGKLLGPEDIAYDPKSGVIYTGCEDGWINDSAADSIVADWINTGGRPLGVVCGHHS; encoded by the coding sequence ATGGCCGAATCAACTCGCATCCCATCTCCCTCATCGTCAGGCGGAACATCCGGTGAAAGAACCAAAAAGAGCTGGTGGCCCTTTGCTTTTCTCGCATCAGTTCTACCAGTTGTTGTAGGAGTTTTAGTCTACCAACTGGACTCCTTCGACCCTGCTCCTTACCCAGCCCACGAGTTGACTCAGAAGAAACCCCTGATAGTGCCTAAGAGCAACCCTCGCATGCTTAAAGGAGCAGGGATTATTGGGGTCGGAAAACTGCTAGGGCCTGAAGACATAGCTTACGATCCGAAGTCCGGAGTTATCTATACTGGTTGTGAGGATGGATGGATAAACGATTCAGCGGCCGACTCGATTGTGGCGGACTGGATAAACACTGGCGGCCGGCCTCTTGGAGTTGTTTGTGGGCACCATAGCTGA
- the LOC113687880 gene encoding cellulose synthase-like protein E1 isoform X2, with product MGSGGTGKSEYIPLFETEKAKGRIVHRLFATSIFVGIILIWIYRASHIPRSQEDGRWAWIGMFGAEIWFGLYWFITQSVRWSLVYRRTFTDRLSRRFENELPKVDIFVCTADPAVEPPIMVINTVLSVMAYDYPTEKLSVYLSDDGGSELTFHALLEASYFSKHWLPYCKKYKVEPRSPAAYFESDPRILDANHTKDFASIKKLYEQLENKVLLANKLGQIPDKSEHKGFAMWDSSSSRGNHDTILQILVNGSDPEARDVAGCKLPTLVYLAREKRPEHFHNFKAGAMNALIRVSSEISNGPVILNVDCDMYSNDSQSIRDALCFLMDEEKGHEFAYVQFPQIFKNITKNDLYANSMTAGREVEFHGLDAFGGPPYIGSGCFQRREILSGRKYSKCYKIDLKTQNECKMGNVHELEERLKSLASCTYEQNTEWGHEMGLKYGCPVEDVITGLSIQCQGWKSVYPNPERPAFLGVAGTTLDQILVQQKRWSEGDLQILLSKYSPAWYGLGRIHIGLTMGYLIYCLWSPNCVAVLYYSIIPSLHLLKGIPLFPQVSSVWFLPFAYVIIAEHIYSAVEFLLSGGTFLGWWNEQRMWLYKRTSSYLLAFVDTILKLLGFSDLKFVISSKVSDEDASKRYGEEILEFGTTSPMFIIISTLALLNLFCLTGILMKLKANLSLSFLWETMALQILLCGAFIVINLPLFDALFFRKDNGRMPSSVTSKSMMKIWWWVVTVVLVSSLGSCFGIRFVIDREECISHKVEYGATVHYSFVVIKSDGSWHFSHEGVDLVVKGPTGEQVHDFRDKTSEKDEFVAYHEGVYKFCFTNKSPYHETIDFDVQAGHFVFHDEHAKDEHFKPLFEHISKLEEALYNIQFEQHWLEAQTERQAIVNEGMGKRVMHKAMYESLALIAASVLQVYLLRRLFDRKLGISRV from the exons ATGGGAAGTGGCGGTACTGGTAAAAGTGAGTATATTCCTCTTTTTGAGACGGAGAAGGCGAAGGGTAGGATAGTTCATAGACTGTTTGCTACTTCCATATTTGTTGGGATTATCTTGATTTGGATTTATAGAGCAAGTCACATCCCAAGATCCCAAGAAGATGGGAGATGGGCTTGGATTGGAATGTTTGGAGCTGAAATTTGGTTTGGCCTTTACTGGTTCATCACTCAATCCGTCCGCTGGAGTCTTGTATATCGTCGTACCTTTACCGACAGGCTATCCCGTAG GTTCGAGAATGAGCTGCCTAAAGTGGACATATTTGTTTGCACAGCTGATCCTGCTGTTGAGCCACCAATCATGGTGATCAATACTGTTTTGTCTGTAATGGCATATGATTATCCAACAGAGAAACTCAGCGTTTATCTCTCTGATGATGGTGGCTCGGAGCTTACCTTCCATGCACTCCTGGAGGCTTCCTATTTCTCTAAGCATTGGCTACCATATTGCAAGAAATACAAGGTGGAGCCAAGGTCTCCTGCAGCTTACTTTGAATCAGATCCCCGAATTTTGGATGCAAACCATACCAAAGACTTTGCATCAATCAAG AAATTATATGAACAACTGGAGAACAAGGTTCTGCTTGCAAACAAACTAGGACAAATACCCGATAAATCAGAACACAAAGGCTTTGCTATGTGGGATTCATCTTCATCTCGGGGGAATCATGATACCATCCTGCAG ATTCTCGTTAATGGAAGCGACCCAGAAGCAAGGGATGTTGCAGGATGTAAATTGCCTACACTAGTGTACTTGGCTAGGGAGAAGCGACCCGAGCATTTTCACAACTTCAAAGCTGGAGCAATGAATGCTTTG ATAAGGGTGTCGTCCGAGATCAGCAATGGACCAGTGATCCTAAATGTGGACTGTGATATGTACTCAAATGATTCACAATCAATACGAGATGCTCTTTGTTTCTTGATGGATGAGGAAAAAGGCCACGAGTTTGCTTACGTCCAGTTTCCACAGATCTTCAAGAACATTACTAAGAATGATTTGTACGCTAACTCAATGACAGCGGGTAGAGAG GTGGAATTCCACGGTTTGGATGCCTTTGGAGGTCCACCATATATTGGAAGTGGATGCTTTCAGAGAAGAGAAATCCTGAGTGGAAGAAAGTACAGCAAGTGTTATAAGATTGATTTGAAGACACAGAATGAGTGCAAGATGGGCAATGTGCATGAACTGGAAGAAAGACTTAAGAGCCTGGCAAGCTGTACATACGAGCAAAATACTGAATGGGGGCATGAG ATGGGTTTAAAGTATGGGTGTCCAGTTGAAGACGTGATAACTGGTTTGTCCATTCAATGCCAAGGATGGAAATCAGTCTATCCTAATCCAGAAAGGCCAGCATTTTTGGGTGTTGCAGGGACGACATTGGATCAGATACTTGTGCAGCAAAAGAGATGGTCTGAGGGTGATCTACAAATTCTGCTTTCAAAGTACAGTCCAGCATGGTATGGACTGGGAAGGATTCACATTGGCCTTACAATGGGGTACTTAATTTACTGTTTATGGTCTCCTAATTGCGTGGCGGTATTGTATTACTCCATCATCCCTTCCCTTCATCTACTCAAAGGCATTCCCTTATTTCCACAG GTCTCAAGCGTATGGTTTCTTCCATTTGCTTATGTTATCATCGCGGAGCACATATACAGTGCTGTTGAGTTTCTTTTGTCAGGCGGAACATTTCTGGGCTGGTGGAATGAACAGAGAATGTGGCTTTACAAAAGAACCAGCTCTTACCTGTTAGCCTTTGTGGATACAATCTTAAAGTTGCTAGGCTTTTCTGACCTGAAATTTGTCATCTCAAGCAAAGTCTCTGATGAGGATGCCTCCAAGAGATACGGGGAAGAGATATTGGAGTTTGGAACCACGTCACCAATGTTTATCATTATATCGACATTGGCACTGCTCAACCTGTTTTGCTTGACAGGAATACTAATGAAACTGAAGGCCAATTTATCTCTCAGCTTTCTTTGGGAAACCATGGCTTTGCAGATTCTTCTTTGCGGGGCTTTCATTGTAATCAATTTACCTTTGTTTGATGCTCTTTTCTTTAGAAAGGACAACGGCAGAATGCCAAGCTCTGTAACTAGCAAATCT atgatgaaaatctggtGGTGGGTCGTGACGGTGGTGCTTGTATCGAGCTTAGGTAGTTGTTTTGGGATTAGATTTGTGATAGACAGAGAAGAATGCATATCCCATAAGGTTGAATATGGAGCCACCGTTCACTATTCTTTTGTGGTGATTAAGTCAGATGGTTCGTGGCATTTCAGTCATGAGGGCGTTGATCTTGTG GTAAAGGGACCAACTGGCGAACAAGTTCATGACTTTCGGGACAAGACAAGTGAGAAGGATGAGTTTGTGGCTTACCATGAAGGAGTTTACAAGTTCTGTTTTACCAACAAGTCTCCTTATCATGAAACCATAGACTTTGACGTGCAAGCTGGTCATTTTGTATTTCAtgatgagcatgcaaaagatG AGcatttcaaaccattgtttGAGCATATTAGCAAGCTAGAGGAGGCTTTATATAACATTCAATTCGAACAGCATTGGCTAGAAGCTCAAACTGAACGCCAGGCAATAG TGAATGAAGGAATGGGCAAAAGAGTTATGCACAAAGCTATGTATGAATCATTGGCTCTGATTGCTGCGAGTGTTTTACAAGTTTACCTCTTGCGTCGATTATTTGACCGGAAGCTTGGAATCTCCAGAGTTTAG
- the LOC113687880 gene encoding transmembrane emp24 domain-containing protein p24beta2-like isoform X1, whose protein sequence is MMKIWWWVVTVVLVSSLGSCFGIRFVIDREECISHKVEYGATVHYSFVVIKSDGSWHFSHEGVDLVVKGPTGEQVHDFRDKTSEKDEFVAYHEGVYKFCFTNKSPYHETIDFDVQAGHFVFHDEHAKDEHFKPLFEHISKLEEALYNIQFEQHWLEAQTERQAIVNEGMGKRVMHKAMYESLALIAASVLQVYLLRRLFDRKLGISRV, encoded by the exons atgatgaaaatctggtGGTGGGTCGTGACGGTGGTGCTTGTATCGAGCTTAGGTAGTTGTTTTGGGATTAGATTTGTGATAGACAGAGAAGAATGCATATCCCATAAGGTTGAATATGGAGCCACCGTTCACTATTCTTTTGTGGTGATTAAGTCAGATGGTTCGTGGCATTTCAGTCATGAGGGCGTTGATCTTGTG GTAAAGGGACCAACTGGCGAACAAGTTCATGACTTTCGGGACAAGACAAGTGAGAAGGATGAGTTTGTGGCTTACCATGAAGGAGTTTACAAGTTCTGTTTTACCAACAAGTCTCCTTATCATGAAACCATAGACTTTGACGTGCAAGCTGGTCATTTTGTATTTCAtgatgagcatgcaaaagatG AGcatttcaaaccattgtttGAGCATATTAGCAAGCTAGAGGAGGCTTTATATAACATTCAATTCGAACAGCATTGGCTAGAAGCTCAAACTGAACGCCAGGCAATAG TGAATGAAGGAATGGGCAAAAGAGTTATGCACAAAGCTATGTATGAATCATTGGCTCTGATTGCTGCGAGTGTTTTACAAGTTTACCTCTTGCGTCGATTATTTGACCGGAAGCTTGGAATCTCCAGAGTTTAG
- the LOC113688382 gene encoding uncharacterized protein, with translation MRSCLGSATARDFFLFPQNGVKIRAFSKMGRISKDFPEQLKGTPKSRRAADTESPGDKRERSIHTILTIDRWESLNRMEYRMASLRPVHGRLSLKILNWVIKQPGLELSHIIHMYCITAHILIRAKMYDSAKSILMHLSEMRFGSSYVFDALMNTYRLCKSNPSVFDILIRVYVRRGMVEDALEIFSLMGCRKFRPSADSCNMILAAMMKGRRADSVWSFFKEMLANNVCPNVGTFNILLNALCLEGKLKNAGYLLNKMEESGYAPNIVTYNTLLNWYCKNGRYKSAFGLMDRMSSKGIEADVCTYNMFMNELCRNNRSAKGYLLLRTMRKRRVFPNQVTYNTLISGFVREAKIGVATQLYEEMLSFHLSPNHITYNALINGLSLEGNFEEASELLNKMEEGGLQPNEVSYGAVVNGLCKHNKVDLARNLFERMRIKGMVISPNSYTMLMDGLCKNGMLEESIQVLGAMFEDGVNPDLITYSVLVNGFCRAGRMNSSKEIICKMYRSGLVVNYTVYCTLLYHFCQQGNIAEAMRTYALMHKSGHVPDLFVCNLLVSSLCRCGKIGEAEDFMHHMHRIGITPNSFTFNSVIGGCRNKGDGLKAFSLFDDMIQLGNHPSSYTYASLLKSLCTAGNLLIGVKFFDQLRHIPYAVNAAAYNILLAETCKSGKFQMTLSLLDEMVSNNVLPDNCTYTSLFDGLCRKGRMVTAILLFGRALERGTFFPNQVLYTCIINGLFKSGHPKIATYFYDEMLKNGLNVDTMAFNAMLDGYSRIGQLAKAKSLFSMMSGRNLCPNLATYNILLHGHSKQQRISECFSLYATMVRKDLLPDKITYHSIILGLCESGMLDIGVKFLKKMILEGTMADTMMFNMLITKYSERDEMEKVFDLLNIMRSIGVSEDGDTYSSILMGLGRTSNFQASRIVLHGMSGKGFIPTERQYCSVITGLCRVGDIRGAFRLKDEMETLGLSSQNVADSAMVRGLVRRGKTEEAMFFLDCMLRGKLVPTVATFTTLMHQFCNESKFSEALELKTIMELHGRKPDAVTYNVLISGLCVSGDKLQAFDLYKEMKQRGLCPTVTTFRVLLHAVSSENDSVKGKTLLVDLQERGLISQDLDAQLWRKTSVVAMEKLDFLIKRKSSCSHEKEYSHWEYSSFGTSASL, from the exons ATGCGTTCTTGTTTGGGCTCTGCAACAGCCAgagacttttttctttttccccaaaatgGAGTAAAAATCCGAGCTTTTTCCAAAATGGGCAGAATTTCTAAAGATTTCCCAGAACAACTGAAAGGTACTCCCAAAAGCAGAAGAGCAGCAGATACAGAGTCACCTG GTGATAAGCGGGAAAGAAGTATTCATACAATTTTGACAATAGATCGTTGGGAGTCACTGAACCGGATGGAATACAGGATGGCATCATTGAGGCCAGTCCACGGAAGATTATCTTTGAAAATTCTCAATTGGGTCATAAAGCAACCAGGTTTGGAGCTCAGTCACATAATTCATATGTACTGTATAACGGCCCACATACTTATTAGAGCAAAAATGTATGACTCTGCTAAGTCAATTTTGATGCATTTATCTGAGATGCGCTTTGGGTCAAGTTATGTTTTTGATGCTCTTATGAATACATATCGTCTTTGCAAATCAAACCCTTcagtttttgacattttgaTAAGGGTTTATGTAAGAAGAGGGATGGTTGAGGATGCTTTGGAGATATTTTCTTTAATGGGTTGTCGGAAGTTTAGGCCCTCAGCGGATTCTTGTAATATGATCCTAGCTGCGATGATGAAGGGCAGGCGTGCGGATTCAGTATGGTCATTTTTCAAGGAAATGCTGGCAAATAATGTATGCCCTAATGTAGGAACATTTAATATACTGTTGAATGCTCTTTGTTTGGAGGGAAAGCTTAAGAATGCGGGTTATCTACTAAATAAGATGGAAGAAAGTGGTTATGCTCCAAACATTGTTACCTATAACACGTTGCTCAACTGGTATTGCAAGAACGGAAGATACAAATCCGCTTTTGGGCTGATGGATCGCATGAGTTCTAAGGGTATTGAAGCTGACGTGTGTACTTATAACATGTTTATGAATGAACTTTGTAGAAATAATAGGAGTGCAAAAGGTTATTTATTGCTGAGAACGATGCGGAAGAGGAGGGTATTCCCAAATCAAGTGACATATAATACACTCATTAGTGGGTTTGTCAGAGAGGCAAAAATTGGGGTTGCTACTCAGCTTTATGAAGAGATGTTGAGTTTTCACCTTTCACCGAACCATATCACTTACAATGCCTTGATTAATGGGCTTTCTCTGGAAGGAAACTTTGAAGAAGCTTCAGAACTTCTCAACAAAATGGAAGAAGGAGGACTACAACCTAATGAAGTCAGTTATGGTGCTGTTGTGAATGGGTTATGCAAGCATAATAAGGTAGATTTGGCAAGAAATCTTTTCGAGAGAATGAGGATTAAGGGTATGGTTATTAGTCCAAATTCCTATACCATGCTGATGGATGGGCTATGTAAGAATGGAATGCTCGAGGAGAGTATACAAGTGCTTGGCGCAATGTTTGAGGATGGTGTAAATCCTGATTTAATCACATATTCAGTACTTGTAAATGGATTCTGTAGAGCTGGAAGGATGAATAGTTCAAAGGAGATAATCTGTAAGATGTATAGATCTGGACTGGTAGTGAATTATACTGTATATTGTACATTACTGTATCATTTTTGCCAGCAGGGAAACATTGCTGAAGCAATGAGAACCTATGCATTAATGCATAAAAGTGGCCATGTTCCTGATCTTTTTGTTTGCAACTTATTGGTATCCTCCCTTTGTAGGTGTGGGAAGATAGGTGAAGCAGAAGATTTCATGCATCACATGCATAGAATTGGTATTACTCCCAATTCATTTACTTTTAATAGTGTAATTGGTGGCTGTAGAAACAAAGGTGATGGGCTAAAGGCATTTTCTTTGTTTGATGATATGATTCAATTGGGTAATCACCCAAGCTCTTACACATATGCGAGTCTTTTAAAATCACTATGCACAGCAGGGAATCTTTTAATAGGAGTGAAATTTTTTGATCAACTTCGGCACATCCCTTATGCTGTCAATGCTGCTGCATACAACATCTTACTGGCTGAGACTTGTAAATCAGGAAAGTTCCAGATGACATTAAGCCTTTTAGACGAAATGGTTTCAAATAATGTGCTTCCTGATAATTGCACATATACTAGTCTTTTTGATGGGTTATGTAGAAAAGGCAGGATGGTTACTGCAATTTTACTGTTTGGAAGAGCATTGGAAAGAGGAACCTTCTTTCCAAACCAGGTACTGTATACCTGTATCATCAATGGGCTTTTCAAGAGTGGCCATCCAAAGATTGCTACTTATTTTTATGATGAGATGTTAAAAAATGGTTTGAACGTTGATACAATGGCATTCAATGCTATGCTGGATGGTTATTCAAGAATTGGACAACTAGCAAAGGCCAAGAGTCTTTTCTCAATGATGAGTGGTAGAAATTTGTGCCCTAATTTGGCTACGTATAATATTCTTTTACATGGGCACTCCAAGCAACAACGCATATCAGAATGCTTTTCCTTGTATGCCACTATGGTGAGGAAAGATCTTCTTCCTGATAAAATAACATACCATTCTATAATTCTCGGACTCTGCGAGTCAGGGATGCTGGATATTGGTGTCAAATTTCTTAAAAAGATGATTTTGGAGGGGACTATGGCTGACACCATGATGTTTAACATGCTAATTACCAAATATTCTGAGAGGGACGAAATGGAGAAGGTCTTTGACCTTTTGAACATAATGAGGTCTATTGGAGTTTCAGAGGATGGAGATACTTACAGCTCCATACTTATGGGACTTGGAAGAACATCTAATTTCCAAGCATCTCGTATTGTGTTGCATGGAATGTCAGGAAAAGGCTTTATACCTACAGAAAGACAATACTGTAGCGTAATCACTGGTTTGTGTAGAGTGGGAGACATACGCGGAGCATTCAGGTTAAAAGATGAGATGGAGACACTAGGCCTGAGCTCCCAAAATGTAGCTGACAGTGCCATGGTTAGAGGCCTTGTGCGACGTGGAAAGACAGAGGAAGCAATGTTTTTTCTTGATTGCATGCTAAGGGGAAAACTTGTGCCAACTGTTGCAACTTTTACAACTCTCATGCATCAGTTTTGCAATGAATCTAAATTTTCTGAGGCATTGGAGTTAAAAACTATAATGGAACTTCATGGAAGAAAGCCAGATGCTGTTACATACAATGTTCTTATATCAGGCCTTTGTGTCAGCGGTGACAAACTTCAAGCATTTGATTTGTACAAGGAAATGAAGCAGAGGGGTCTCTGCCCCACTGTCACAACCTTTAGGGTGCTCCTTCATGCAGTTTCTTCTGAAAATGATTCTGTTAAGGGCAAAACCCTTCTAGTGGATCTGCAAGAAAGAGGACTGATAAGTCAAGATTTGGATGCCCAACTTTGGCGCAAGACATCAGTGGTTGCAATGGAGAAGTTAGACTTCTTGATCAAAAGAAAGAGTAGCTGCAGCCACGAAAAGGAGTATAGCCATTGGGAATATTCATCATTCGGCACTTCTGCAAGTTTATGA
- the LOC113743212 gene encoding uncharacterized protein At5g39865-like has product MAFLNNDDQKYDFSENPKATSRFNRSLTLHNPNPAYEFTKTPLLPLERTGSVKKLYSSPFGSMASAGNSLRGKVQKLRSLFEKPPSQSSPSLSPQPSSLSSSSLSSSSRPAKSLSLDPPHFRLPGTEDRVVIYFTSLRGIRRTYADCCAVRMIFKGFRINLDERDISMDNAYRKELQSVLGEKTVSLPQVFVKGKYIGGADVVRQLNEAGELAKMLKGLPIRAVKPGLGYICEGCGDARFVPCSNCSGSRKIFDEDDEQLKRCPECNENGLIRCPECCY; this is encoded by the coding sequence ATGGCCTTTCTCAACAATGATGATCAGAAATATGATTTCTCTGAAAATCCTAAAGCTACCTCCAGATTCAACCGATCCTTAACGCTGCACAACCCAAACCCAGCGTACGAATTTACCAAAACCCCCCTCCTCCCTCTCGAACGCACCGGCTCCGTCAAGAAGTTGTATAGTTCCCCTTTTGGCTCAATGGCTTCGGCGGGAAACTCGTTGAGGGGTAAGGTTCAGAAGCTTCGTTCCCTCTTCGAAAAACCCCCGTCGCAATCTTCCCCTAGTTTATCACCCCAGCCATCATCCTTATCCTCATCATCATTGTCCTCCTCTTCCAGACCCGCGAAAAGCTTAAGTTTGGATCCCCCCCATTTCCGGCTGCCTGGTACCGAGGACAGAGTTGTCATTTACTTCACCAGCCTCCGGGGAATCCGCAGAACCTACGCCGATTGCTGCGCTGTTCGGATGATCTTCAAGGGCTTTCGCATAAATTTAGACGAGAGGGATATTTCCATGGACAACGCGTACAGGAAGGAATTACAGAGCGTTTTGGGGGAGAAAACCGTGAGTTTACCTCAGGTGTTTGTCAAGGGGAAGTATATTGGTGGAGCTGATGTTGTGAGGCAGCTGAATGAGGCGGGCGAGCTCGCCAAAATGCTCAAAGGATTGCCTATTCGAGCAGTAAAGCCTGGGTTAGGGTATATTTGCGAAGGCTGTGGGGATGCCAGGTTCGTGCCCTGCTCAAATTGTAGCGGAAGTCGTAAAATATTTGACGAGGATGATGAGCAACTTAAGCGGTGCCCGGAGTGCAATGAGAACGGCTTGATTCGTTGCCCTGAGTGCTGCTATTGA
- the LOC113743193 gene encoding protein NOI4-like has product MSEKGRPLPKFGEWDVNDPASAEGFTVIFNKARDEKKTGGKPESPSKADAAAKQGVDPVKPQGKKWFCCMQSPHAES; this is encoded by the exons ATGTCG GAGAAGGGTCGACCATTGCCAAAGTTTGGTGAATGGGACGTTAATGACCCAGCTTCTGCAGAAGGATTTACTGTGATTTTCAACAAGGCCAGGGATGAGAAAAAAACTGGCGGAAAGCCTGAGTCACCATCAAAGGCAGATGCTGCAGCTAAACAAGGAGTGGATCCAGTGAAACCTCAGGGT AAAAAATGGTTTTGCTGCATGCAAAGCCCACATGCAGAATCTTGA
- the LOC113687956 gene encoding cellulose synthase-like protein E6 gives MSTENGAREENSGRSLFETKAAEGGSVAAAYKVFAFTVLVSIVLIWLYRLTYIPGVGEPGRWVWIGMFVSELLFGFYWIITQSVRWNVVQRIPFKDRLSLRYEDKLPDVDIFICTADHVVEPPIMVIDTVLSAMSYNYPPEKLSIYLSDDGGSEFTFYALLEVSDFAKYWLPFCKKFKLEPRAPAVYFKRNILDSHDLVLAQESSKVKKLYEDMKSRIETVVEKGGIPKEIKEKHKGFSEWNSLIARNDHQSIVQILIDRRNPNSVDIDGHQLPTLVYLSREKRPQRPHHFKAGSMNALIRVSSKISNAPIILNLDCDMYSNDSDAIRDSLCFFMDEKQGHRTSYVQYPQRYHNITEHDIYSSVARVVHQIELAGIDGNGGALYCGTGCFHRRASLCGMKFSEDNRSELKSVKHEIEGRPIEELEEASKQVANCSYEDGTQWGKEMGLVYGCPVEDIVTGLTIQCRGWRPIYHNPSRYAFLGIAATTLDQSLVQNKRWSEGMFQIFLSKYCPFIYGHGKIKLGAQMGYCVYLLWAPISLGTLCYAVAPSLCLLHGIRIFPEVSSLWFLPFAYVFVAKYAFGLAEALSCGDTLKAWWNSQRIWLFRRTTAYFLAFIDTVIRQLGFSQTTFVLTPKVVDDDVMKRHENEILEFGSSSIMFTIIATIALLNLFSFLLGIRRVVLATESSRAFQQFIPPIILSGLLIMINIPVYQALFFRTDKGRMPSSVLWKSVLIVSLASLMPIY, from the exons ATGAGCACTGAAAATGGAGCAAGAGAAGAAAACAGTGGTCGTTCTTTGTTCGAGACAAAAGCAGCAGAAGGAGGTTCAGTTGCTGCAGCTTACAAAGTTTTTGCTTTCACAGTACTTGTCAGCATAGTGCTGATATGGTTGTACAGATTAACGTACATCCCTGGAGTTGGAGAACCTGGAAGATGGGTTTGGATTGGCATGTTCGTCTCAGAGCTCTTGTTTGGTTTTTACTGGATCATTACTCAGTCTGTTCGCTGGAACGTTGTCCAAAGGATTCCATTCAAAGACAGGCTTTCACTCAG ATACGAAGACAAATTGCCAGATGTTGATATCTTTATTTGCACAGCGGATCATGTAGTTGAGCCGCCAATTATGGTGATTGACACTGTATTGTCGGCCATGTCATATAACTATCCTCCTGAAAAATTGAGCATTTACCTTTCCGATGATGGAGGATCAGAATTCACATTCTATGCTCTTTTGGAGGTCTCTGACTTCGCAAAGTATTGGCTGCCCTTCTGCAAGAAGTTCAAGCTGGAACCAAGGGCTCCTGCAGTCTACTTTAAGAGAAATATTCTTGACTCGCACGACCTTGTTCTCGCTCAAGAGTCGTCGAAAGTTAAG AAATTATATGAAGACATGAAGAGTAGGATTGAAACAGTTGTTGAAAAGGGAGGCATCCCAAAAGAGATTAAGGAAAAACACAAGGGGTTCTCAGAGTGGAATTCCTTAATTGCAAGGAATGATCATCAGTCTATTGTTCAG ATATTAATTGACAGAAGAAATCCCAACTCTGTTGACATTGATGGACATCAGTTGCCTACTCTGGTGTACTTGTCCAGGGAGAAAAGGCCACAACGGCCACACCACTTCAAGGCCGGATCTATGAATGCATTG ATAAGAGTTTCATCAAAAATAAGTAATGCACCGATCATCCTCAATTTGGACTGTGATATGTACTCGAATGATTCAGATGCAATTCGAGATTCATTATGCTTCTTTATGGATGAAAAACAAGGGCATAGAACCTCCTACGTGCAATATCCACAAAGATACCATAACATCACTGAACATGATATCTATTCAAGTGTGGCCAGAGTTGTTCACCAG ATTGAGCTGGCTGGAATCGATGGTAACGGTGGTGCCCTTTACTGTGGTACTGGATGCTTTCACAGGAGAGCAAGTCTTTGCGGAATGAAATTCTCCGAGGATAACAGAAGTGAACTGAAGAGCGTGAAACATGAAATCGAAGGTAGGCCTATTGAAGAGTTGGAAGAAGCATCTAAACAAGTTGCAAACTGTAGCTATGAAGATGGAACTCAATGGGGAAAAGAG ATGGGATTGGTCTATGGATGTCCAGTGGAAGATATAGTCACAGGCCTAACGATTCAGTGCAGGGGATGGAGACCAATTTATCACAATCCAAGTAGATATGCCTTTCTGGGAATTGCTGCTACAACTTTAGATCAATCTCTTGTTCAGAATAAGAGGTGGTCCGAGGGCATGTTCCAGATTTTCTTATCCAAGTATTGTCCTTTCATATATGGGCATGGCAAGATCAAATTGGGTGCCCAAATGGGATATTGTGTCTACCTTTTATGGGCCCCCATTTCCCTTGGCACGCTTTGTTATGCAGTTGCTCCTAGTCTTTGCTTACTTCATGGCATTCGAATATTTCCGGAG GTTTCAAGCCTATGGTTTCTTCCATTTGCATATGTTTTTGTTGCGAAATACGCATTCGGCTTAGCTGAAGCTCTTAGCTGCGGGGATACATTGAAAGCATGGTGGAACTCGCAAAGAATATGGTTGTTTCGTAGAACCACTGCATACTTTCTTGCCTTCATAGACACAGTCATTAGGCAACTAGGCTTCTCCCAAACAACATTCGTTCTCACACCCAAGGTGGTTGACGATGATGTAATGAAGAGACATGAGAATGAAATCTTGGAATTTGGAAGCTCATCGATCATGTTTACTATCATAGCAACAATTGCACTCCTGAACCTTTTCAGTTTCCTTTTGGGTATCCGGAGAGTTGTTTTGGCTACAGAATCATCAAGGGCTTTCCAGCAGTTTATCCCACCAATCATCCTTTCTGGATTACTGATAATGATCAACATACCTGTGTACCAAGCACTCTTCTTCCGCACTGACAAGGGTCGCATGCCATCTTCTGTCTTGTGGAAATCTGTTCTGATCGTCTCACTTGCATCTTTGATGCCTATTTACTAG